One genomic segment of Helianthus annuus cultivar XRQ/B chromosome 14, HanXRQr2.0-SUNRISE, whole genome shotgun sequence includes these proteins:
- the LOC110904401 gene encoding glutathione S-transferase T3-like has product MNPFNRGFIPPRSSADPNQSGNPTRPVAPVPTRPNPFGSGFLDYNQQSPGFMNLLNQPLSWDPNLYGWNPSQNMDGMGSSQAFGSAQAFGSPLHEPDVVPETQPEVPDTQPETQKGKGKAKRAHKKKVENNTRTKKNVQTWEPEEEYALTRAFIDVSEDPVIANNQSKTVFWNRIRELFFELMGRGEEYRLPDSISGKWSDINKKCTNFQTVYQRLYSGWKSGSSDEDITQEALVEYTNANGHFPYMKCWQILRHSPKWAVVTTPSGRSGNTRPSKRSKTNESGEPETPTSDARNIGLNEDIPDDEPVEELPRPPGRKSRAKKPESSSMSMGTDMSHAFSEINKRLQDIHELGNKRLEENEKVTEIMRDRQWAHDFDFYSKPHDHLTGKALKMALAQKERIEKKI; this is encoded by the exons ATGAATCCATTCAACCGGGGCTTCATTCCTCCCCGATCTAGTGCGGACCCAAACCAAAGTGGCAATCCTACTCGTCCCGTGGCACCGGTTCCCACTAGACCCAACCCTTTCGGCTCCGGTTTTCTCGATTACAATCAACAAAGTCCCGGGTTCATGAATCTTTTGAACCAACCGCTATCATGGGATCCTAATCTCTACGGGTGGAACCCAAGTCAAAACATGGATGGGATGGGGTCGTCTCAAGCGTTTGGGTCGGCTCAAGCGTTCGGCTCCCCACTACACGAACCCGATGTTGttccggagacgcaacccgaggTACCGGATACGCAACCGGAGAcgcaaaaaggaaaaggaaaagcaaAACGGGCACATAAAAAGAAAGTGGAAAACAACACCCGAACGAAAAAAAATGTGCAAACGTGGGAGCCCGAAGAGGAGTATGCGTTAACCCGCGCTTTCATCGATGTTTCGGAGGACCCGGTCATag caaacaatcaaagtaaaaCCGTATTTTGGAACCGAATACGAGAACTCTTTTTCGAGCTCATGGGTAGGGGAGAGGAATACCGCCTACCGGACTCTATATCGGGGAAGTGGTCCGATATAAACAAGAAgtgcacaaactttcaaaccgtgTACCAACGCTTGTATTCCGGGTGGAAAAGTGGAAGTAGCGATGAAGACATTACGCAAGAGGCATTGGTCGAGTATACGAACGCTAATGGCCATTTCCCGTACATGAAGTGTTGGCAAATCCTTCGCCATAGCCCCAAATGGGCCGTCGTAACTACTCCTAGTGGTCGTTCGGGAAATACACGGCCATCAAAGAGGTCCAAAACAAACGAGTCGGGTGAACCCGAAACGCCAACCTCCGACGCTCGAAACATCGGCTTGAACGAGGATATTCCGGATGACGAGCCGGTGGAGGAGCTACCAAGACCGCCCGGAAGAAAAAGCCGGGCGAAAAAACCCGAGTCGTCGTCGATGTCTATGGGAACGGATATGAGTCACGCATTTTCGGAGATAAACAAGCGGCTTCAAGACATACACGAACTCGGTAACAAACGTTTGGAGGAGAACGAAAAAGTTACGGAGATTATGCGGGATCGACAATGGGCTCACGACTTTGACTTCTACTCCAAACCGCATGACCACTTAACGGGAAAAGCTTTGAAAATGGCGTTGGCTCAAAAGGAGcggattgaaaaaaaaatataa
- the LOC110904402 gene encoding exocyst complex component EXO70H1: MKKFGFSPKRSSSSFIAHYPSPSRFALPAPTRSLSDSVMVQTLGLAEPVIVKWDPESSTYAKVTSLFYENRTEAFEFIKIVNKLHKAMHSLAAENSNSELLIRAQHLMQIAMKRLEKEFYQILSLNRAQLDPESVSTRSSRTSPRSSLSLTELFDESDDEVRVAGELITEVENAAEGVMKDLKTIADCMISSGYGLECVNIYKVIRKSIVDEGIYKLGIQKLKPTHVHKMDFEVLDVKIQSWLDALKIVVKTLFHGERVLCDQVFASSDSIREACYTDITKEGALILFGFPEIVAKNSKKAPERIFRMLDMYTAIADRWPDIVFLFSFQSTSVVVNQAVNALVKLGETVRLDLTEYEALLNKESLKTTVAGAGVHKVTFDTMNYLSLLGNYGVLADILLDNPPPEKVQMPETFIDRSFTEDSPAPALSLWLTWFIFVLVCKLDAKAKHYKDVSQAYLFLANNLQHIISTVRSSNLRYLLGDDWINKRKSEVQKFAANYERVAWGQVIDSVPKNMSAMTMTAENARDCFKKINTLFDETHRKQLVVEIPNSKLRDEIKVSVARKLLPAYTEFYNAWRVEMGKNRKYAGVVKYAPEDIGNALSDLFFGSGSASASMSSSLSESRTSLSR, translated from the coding sequence ATGAAGAAATTTGGCTTTTCTCCTAAGCGTTCTTCGTCTTCTTTCATTGCTCATTATCCTTCCCCTTCACGTTTCGCCTTACCGGCTCCCACAAGAAGTTTATCAGACTCGGTTATGGTCCAGACGCTCGGGCTCGCAGAGCCCGTCATCGTCAAATGGGATCCCGAATCCTCCACGTACGCTAAAGTCACCTCGTTGTTCTACGAAAATCGTACGGAGGCTTTCGAGTTTATCAAGATTGTAAACAAGCTTCATAAAGCCATGCATTCATTAGCTGCTGAGAATTCTAACTCAGAGTTGCTGATCAGAGCTCAGCATCTCATGCAAATCGCCATGAAGCGGCTGGAGAAAGAGTTTTATCAAATTCTTTCATTGAATCGAGCACAGTTAGACCCGGAATCCGTCTCAACTCGATCGTCTAGGACTTCGCCTAGATCGAGTTTGAGTTTAACGGAATTATTTGATGAGTCTGATGATGAGGTACGCGTTGCTGGCGAATTGATTACCGAAGTTGAAAATGCTGCTGAAGGAGTCATGAAGGATCTGAAAACCATAGCAGATTGTATGATTTCATCTGGCTATGGTCTAGAATGTGTGAATATATATAAAGTAATTCGTAAATCGATAGTTGATGAAGGTATATACAAGCTGGGCATACAGAAGCTGAAACCTACTCATGTCCATAAAATGGATTTTGAGGTTTTAGATGTCAAAATCCAAAGCTGGTTGGACGCGCTAAAAATTGTCGTGAAAACGTTGTTTCACGGTGAAAGAGTTCTATGCGATCAAGTTTTCGCATCGTCTGATTCGATTCGTGAAGCTTGCTATACCGATATTACAAAAGAAGGCGCTTTGATATTGTTTGGGTTTCCAGAAATCGTAGCCAAAAACAGCAAGAAAGCACCGGAAAGAATCTTCCGGATGCTCGATATGTATACCGCAATAGCTGACCGATGGCCAGATATCGTTTTTCTTTTCTCGTTTCAGTCGACGTCTGTTGTGGTTAACCAAGCGGTTAACGCGTTGGTAAAACTCGGTGAGACAGTGCGACTAGATCTCACCGAGTACGAAGCGTTACTCAACAAAGAATCGTTGAAAACAACCGTCGCTGGCGCAGGAGTTCACAAAGTTACATTCGATACGATGAACTACCTTTCTCTCCTCGGAAACTATGGCGTATTAGCCGACATCCTGTTGGATAACCCACCACCCGAAAAGGTTCAAATGCCGGAAACTTTTATCGACAGATCATTCACAGAAGATTCTCCAGCACCCGCGTTATCGTTATGGTTAACATGGTTCATTTTCGTTCTCGTTTGTAAACTCGACGCAAAAGCGAAGCACTACAAAGACGTCTCTCAAGCGTACCTGTTCCTCGCTAACAACCTCCAACACATAATCTCGACGGTCCGGTCATCGAATCTCCGGTATCTTCTAGGCGACGACTGGATCAACAAACGAAAATCGGAAGTACAAAAGTTCGCAGCCAACTACGAACGGGTCGCGTGGGGCCAAGTAATCGACAGTGTTCCTAAAAACATGTCGGCTATGACTATGACGGCTGAAAATGCACGAGACTGTTTCAAGAAAATAAACACGTTATTTGATGAGACTCATCGTAAACAGTTAGTCGTTGAAATACCTAACAGTAAGCTACGTGACGAGATTAAAGTGTCGGTTGCGAGAAAACTGTTGCCAGCGTATACGGAATTTTACAATGCGTGGAGAGTTGAGATGGGAAAAAATAGAAAGTATGCTGGTGTTGTGAAGTACGCGCCTGAGGATATTGGGAACGCGCTTTCTGATTTGTTCTTCGGTTCTGGGAGCGCGTCGGCGTCAATGTCGTCGTCGTTATCAGAATCAAGAACGTCGCTTTCGCGGTGA